A genomic region of Bombus fervidus isolate BK054 chromosome 17, iyBomFerv1, whole genome shotgun sequence contains the following coding sequences:
- the LOC139996320 gene encoding probable multidrug resistance-associated protein lethal(2)03659 isoform X2: MDGKVKAERRKNPREGANPLSNITFAFTLPTFWAGYRRDLEVTDLYKTLKEHNSTYLGTRISKIWQKDYEAYRKQKLLNKEKGSSDESYTGRKKLKEPSLLKVLMKCFGFQLIFYGVIYAISDIVFRVMQPIFLGKLLKFYTDTMTKEDAYLYAGGVILCSGVLIFITHPYMLGILHMGMKMRIACCTLIYRKALKLSKTALGETTIGQAVNLLSNDVNRFDVALIYLHYLWLGPLETIIITYFMYKEVELSAIFGVIILLLFIPLQGYLGKKTSVYRLKTALRTDERVRLTNEIINGIQAIKMYAWEKPFSSLIERARRREISVIRGMSLVRGITMSFIMFTTRMSLFITIVTYILYGHKITADKVFMLQAYYNILRINMTVYFPQGITQIAELLVSVRRLQKFMLYEEIDENSDKMECKQKESKNDKGKNDANIIEEGVSDGKHKTTNYRGEYIMSLKNANVKWFSHDHEDTLKNININVKSGELIAVVGQVGSGKSSLLNVMLKELPLKSGTIEVNGKIAYASQEPWLFAGSVRQNILFGQKMDQFRYERVVKVCQLKRDFTLLPYGDRTIVGERGISLSGGQRARINLARAVYAENEIYLLDDPLSAVDAHVGKHMFEECIVKYLKGKTRILATHQLQFLRNVDRIIVLKDGEIEADGSYDELIAMGMDFGRLLENPTEEERPGSVPASRSNSRNASSTSLSSLKSSTTEKEDPIEVAEARTKGKVSGKVYASYFKAGGNWCIVATIAMLCVLAQILASASDFFISQWVNMEEKYVNETNGKIEINWRGPISRDVCMYVYTALIVSTVVITLLRSITFFTTCMRASTKLHDRMFRCISRATMKFFNTNPSGRVLNRFSKDMGAIDEVLPIALIDSLQIGLSLLGIIVVVAIANYWLLIPTVIIGIIFYYIRVFYLATSRSVKRLEGVTRSPVFGHLSATLQGLSTVRAFGAEEILTKEFDQHQDLHSSAWYIFISSSRAFGFWLDFFCVIYIMLVTLSFLVQDDGTEGGNIGLAITQSIGLTGMFQWGMRQSTELENQMTSVERVVEYSNVESEPPLESTPDKKPKESWPEEGKIVFKNVYMRYDAAEPPVLKNLNFVIYPQEKIGIVGRTGAGKSSLISTLFRLAQLDGVIEIDGVKINEIGLHDLRSKISIIPQEPFLYSGSMRSNLDPFDNYSDDLLWQALEEVELKEMGLDSHINEGGSNLSVGQRQLVCLARAIVKNNPILVLDEATANVDLRTDELIQKTIRSKFSTCTVLTIAHRLNTVMDSDRILVMDAGRAVEFDAPHVLIERKGYLNSMINETGPAMAEVLKEVARQTYENRTSTTL; this comes from the exons ATGGATGGAAAAGTAAAagcagaaagaagaaagaatccTAGAGAAGGAGCAAATCCACTTAGTAATATAACATTTGC ATTTACATTACCTACTTTTTGGGCTGGTTATCGCAGAGATTTGGAAGTAACCGACTTATATAAAACTCTCAAAGAACATAATAGCACTTATTTAGGTAcaagaatatcaaaaatatggCAAAAAGATTATGAAGCATATAGAAAACAGAAATTACTGAACAAGGAAAAAGGAAGTAGCGATGAAAGTTATactggaagaaagaaattgaaggAGCCTAGTTTACTAAAGGTCCTTATGAAATGTTTTGGgtttcaattaatattctatGGAGTAATTTATGCGATTTCGGACATAGTGTTTAG aGTAATGCAGCCAATATTCCTCGGAaagcttttaaaattttacactGATACAATGACAAAAGAAGATGCCTATCTATATGCAGGTGGTGTAATATTATGTTCAGGAgtgttgatatttattactCATCCGTACATGTTAGGGATACTTCATATGGGAATGAAAATGCGTATAGCTTGTTGTACACTGATCTATAGGAAAGCATTGAAGCTTTCGAAAACCGCTTTGGGTGAAACGACAATAGGACAAGCGGTGAATCTTTTATCTAACGATGTTAATAGATTTGATGTAGcacttatatatttacattacttATGGCTTGGACCACTAGAAACCATAATcataacatattttatgtacaaGGAAGTAGAATTATCCGCTATTTTCGGAGTTATAATACTTCTACTGTTTATTCCTTTACAAG GATATTTGGGTAAAAAAACTTCGGTGTACAGATTAAAAACTGCTCTTAGAACAGATGAAAGAGTCCGGTTaactaatgaaattattaatggTATTCAAGCGATCAAAATGTATGCCTGGGAGAAACCGTTTAGTAGTTTAATTGAAAGGGCAAGAAG GAGAGAAATTAGTGTTATACGAGGCATGTCTTTAGTtagaggtattactatgtcttTCATTATGTTTACGACAAGGATGTCACTTTTCATTACAATAGTAACTTATATATTGTACGGTCATAAAATAACTGCCGACAAAGTGTTCATGTTACAAgcgtattataatattctgcGGATAAATATGACTGTCTACTTTCCACAAG GAATAACGCAAATAGCTGAATTGTTGGTTTCTGTAAGACGTTTACAAAAGTTTATGTTGTACGAAGAAATTGACGAAAATAGCGATAAAATGGAATGCAAGCAGAAGGAATCAAAAAATGACAAGGGTAAAAATGATGCAAATATCATAGAAGAAGGTGTAAGTGATGGAAAACATAAGACAACAAATTATCGAGGAGAATATATTATGTCGCTAAAGAATGCTAATGTCAAATGGTTTTCACACGATCACGAAGATACgctaaagaatataaatatcaacgTGAAATCAGGCGAACTAATTGCCGTTGTTGGCCAAGTTGGGTCTGGTAAAAGTAGTTTACTTAATGTAATGTTAAAAGAATTACCATTAAAATCGGGTACTATAGAG GTAAATGGGAAAATCGCGTACGCTAGTCAAGAACCGTGGCTGTTTGCTGGTTCTGTtagacaaaatattttgttcggTCAAAAAATGGATCAGTTTCGGTACGAACGTGTGGTTAAGGTTTGTCAATTAAAAAGAGACTTCACTTTGTTGCCGTACGGCGACAGAACGATCGTGGGTGAAAGAGGAATTAGTTTGTCGGGTGGGCAACGTGCTAG GATCAATTTAGCCAGAGCGGTTTATGCAGAAAACGAGATCTACTTATTAGACGATCCGCTAAGCGCCGTAGATGCGCATGTAGGCAAACATATGTTTGAAGAATgtatcgtgaaatatttaaagggAAAGACTAGAATTCTCGCTACGCATCAGTTACAGTTCTTACGAAATGTCGATAGAATAATCGTTTTGAAAGACGGAGAAATCGAGGCTGACGG TTCATACGATGAGCTTATTGCGATGGGAATGGACTTTGGAAGATTGTTAGAAAATCCTACTGAAGAAGAACGACCAGGTTCTGTACCTGCTAGCAGGTCTAATTCTCGGAACGCTAGTAGTACATCTTTGAGTTCGTTAAAGAGTAGCACTACCGAGAAAGAGGATCCGATCGAG GTAGCTGAAGCGCGTACAAAGGGCAAAGTTTCCGGTAAAGTGTATGCATCGTATTTTAAAGCTGGTGGAAATTGGTGCATCGTAGCTACGATTGCTATGCTCTGCGTGCTCGCACAGATATTAGCCAGTGCCAGCGATTTCTTTATCTCTCAGTGGGTCaatatggaagaaaaatat gtgaACGAGACAAATGGTAAGATTGAAATCAATTGGAGAGGACCGATAAGCCGCGATGTCTGCATGTACGTGTACACTGCCTTAATCGTTTCCACTGTCGTAATTACTCTACTACGTTCGATTACATTCTTTACGACGTGTATGAGAGCCTCGACTAAATTACACGATCGTATGTTCCGATGCATAAGTCGAGCAACaatgaaattctttaataCAAATCCATCGGGTCGAGTTCTTAATAGATTCTCGAAAGATATGGGAGCCATCGACGAGGTGTTACCAATAGCTCTAATCGATTCCTTACAAATTGGCCTGTCCCTTCTTGGTATTATAGTCGTCGTTGCGATAGCCAACTACTGGCTGTTAATACCCACCGTGATCATCGGAATCATCTTCTACTATATTCGTGTCTTTTATTTGGCAACTAGTCGCAGCGTGAAACGGCTCGAAGGAGTTA CTCGGTCACCGGTGTTTGGACATCTCAGTGCAACTCTGCAAGGGCTGTCAACTGTTCGAGCCTTTGGAGCGGAAGAGATTCTTACGAAGGAATTCGATCAACACCAAGACTTACACTCGTCAGCATGGTACATATTCATCTCTTCTTCGAGAGCATTTGGATTCTGGTTGGATTTCTTCTGCGTTATCTACATCATGCTGGTCACCTTGAGCTTTTTGGTGCAAGATGATGGAACGGAGGGTGGTAACATTGGTTTGGCCATAACGCAAAGTATTGGATTAACCGGAATGTTCCAATGGGGTATGCGGCAAAGTACCGAACTGGAAAATCAAATGACTTCGGTGGAACGTGTGGTGGAATACAG CAACGTGGAAAGCGAACCACCGCTCGAAAGCACGCCGGATAAAAAACCTAAGGAAAGTTGGCCCGAAGAGGGTAAAATTGTGTTTAAGAATGTATATATGAGATACGATGCGGCCGAGCCTCCGGTGCTGAAAAATCTCAACTTTGTGATTTATCCGCAAGAAAAGATAGGGATTGTCGGACGTACAGGAGCGGGCAAGTCATCCTTAATATCGACGTTGTTTCGTCTTGCGCAGCTCGATGGTGTCATCGAGATCGATGGCGTGAAGATCAACGAGATCGGACTTCACGATTTGCGTTCGAAGATCAGTATAATTCCTCAAGAACCTTTCCTGTATTCGGGTTCAATGAGAAGCAATCTAGATCCTTTCGACAACTACAGCGACGATTTGCTGTGGCAAGCGTTAGAGGAAGTCGAATTAAAGGAAATGGGACTGGATTCTCATATTAACGAGGGTGGTTCCAATCTGAGCGTAGGTCAGCGTCAATTGGTTTGTCTCGCCCGCGCGATCGTCAAAAATAATCCGATCCTGGTTCTCGATGAAGCTACCGCGAACGTTGATCTACGAACCGACGAACTCATTCAAAAAACCATTCGTTCCAAATTCTCCACTTGTACGGTGCTGACCATCGCGCATCGTCTTAATACCGTGATGGACAGTGATCGAATTTTAGTGATGGATGCTGGTAGAGCCGTG GAGTTTGATGCTCCGCACGTGTTGATCGAAAGGAAAGGATATCTAAACAGCATGATAAACGAAACCGGGCCTGCAATGGCAGAAGTTTTAAAGGAAGTCGCTCGCCAAACCTACGAGAATCGTACGTCGACCACACTCTGA
- the LOC139996320 gene encoding probable multidrug resistance-associated protein lethal(2)03659 isoform X1: MDGKVKAERRKNPREGANPLSNITFAFTLPTFWAGYRRDLEVTDLYKTLKEHNSTYLGTRISKIWQKDYEAYRKQKLLNKEKGSSDESYTGRKKLKEPSLLKVLMKCFGFQLIFYGVIYAISDIVFRLSQPLFLGLLIRYYDQTKVESMPLHIITTRLYNSSNSQVHEIDEAMKPVMQPIFLGKLLKFYTDTMTKEDAYLYAGGVILCSGVLIFITHPYMLGILHMGMKMRIACCTLIYRKALKLSKTALGETTIGQAVNLLSNDVNRFDVALIYLHYLWLGPLETIIITYFMYKEVELSAIFGVIILLLFIPLQGYLGKKTSVYRLKTALRTDERVRLTNEIINGIQAIKMYAWEKPFSSLIERARRREISVIRGMSLVRGITMSFIMFTTRMSLFITIVTYILYGHKITADKVFMLQAYYNILRINMTVYFPQGITQIAELLVSVRRLQKFMLYEEIDENSDKMECKQKESKNDKGKNDANIIEEGVSDGKHKTTNYRGEYIMSLKNANVKWFSHDHEDTLKNININVKSGELIAVVGQVGSGKSSLLNVMLKELPLKSGTIEVNGKIAYASQEPWLFAGSVRQNILFGQKMDQFRYERVVKVCQLKRDFTLLPYGDRTIVGERGISLSGGQRARINLARAVYAENEIYLLDDPLSAVDAHVGKHMFEECIVKYLKGKTRILATHQLQFLRNVDRIIVLKDGEIEADGSYDELIAMGMDFGRLLENPTEEERPGSVPASRSNSRNASSTSLSSLKSSTTEKEDPIEVAEARTKGKVSGKVYASYFKAGGNWCIVATIAMLCVLAQILASASDFFISQWVNMEEKYVNETNGKIEINWRGPISRDVCMYVYTALIVSTVVITLLRSITFFTTCMRASTKLHDRMFRCISRATMKFFNTNPSGRVLNRFSKDMGAIDEVLPIALIDSLQIGLSLLGIIVVVAIANYWLLIPTVIIGIIFYYIRVFYLATSRSVKRLEGVTRSPVFGHLSATLQGLSTVRAFGAEEILTKEFDQHQDLHSSAWYIFISSSRAFGFWLDFFCVIYIMLVTLSFLVQDDGTEGGNIGLAITQSIGLTGMFQWGMRQSTELENQMTSVERVVEYSNVESEPPLESTPDKKPKESWPEEGKIVFKNVYMRYDAAEPPVLKNLNFVIYPQEKIGIVGRTGAGKSSLISTLFRLAQLDGVIEIDGVKINEIGLHDLRSKISIIPQEPFLYSGSMRSNLDPFDNYSDDLLWQALEEVELKEMGLDSHINEGGSNLSVGQRQLVCLARAIVKNNPILVLDEATANVDLRTDELIQKTIRSKFSTCTVLTIAHRLNTVMDSDRILVMDAGRAVEFDAPHVLIERKGYLNSMINETGPAMAEVLKEVARQTYENRTSTTL, translated from the exons ATGGATGGAAAAGTAAAagcagaaagaagaaagaatccTAGAGAAGGAGCAAATCCACTTAGTAATATAACATTTGC ATTTACATTACCTACTTTTTGGGCTGGTTATCGCAGAGATTTGGAAGTAACCGACTTATATAAAACTCTCAAAGAACATAATAGCACTTATTTAGGTAcaagaatatcaaaaatatggCAAAAAGATTATGAAGCATATAGAAAACAGAAATTACTGAACAAGGAAAAAGGAAGTAGCGATGAAAGTTATactggaagaaagaaattgaaggAGCCTAGTTTACTAAAGGTCCTTATGAAATGTTTTGGgtttcaattaatattctatGGAGTAATTTATGCGATTTCGGACATAGTGTTTAG ATTGTCACAACCCTTGTTTCTCGGTCTTTTGATTCGTTACTACGATCAGACGAAAGTCGAATCTATGCCACTGCATATTATAACGACCAGATTATACAATTCTTCCAATTCGCAAGTTCATGAAATTGACGAAGCGATGAAACC aGTAATGCAGCCAATATTCCTCGGAaagcttttaaaattttacactGATACAATGACAAAAGAAGATGCCTATCTATATGCAGGTGGTGTAATATTATGTTCAGGAgtgttgatatttattactCATCCGTACATGTTAGGGATACTTCATATGGGAATGAAAATGCGTATAGCTTGTTGTACACTGATCTATAGGAAAGCATTGAAGCTTTCGAAAACCGCTTTGGGTGAAACGACAATAGGACAAGCGGTGAATCTTTTATCTAACGATGTTAATAGATTTGATGTAGcacttatatatttacattacttATGGCTTGGACCACTAGAAACCATAATcataacatattttatgtacaaGGAAGTAGAATTATCCGCTATTTTCGGAGTTATAATACTTCTACTGTTTATTCCTTTACAAG GATATTTGGGTAAAAAAACTTCGGTGTACAGATTAAAAACTGCTCTTAGAACAGATGAAAGAGTCCGGTTaactaatgaaattattaatggTATTCAAGCGATCAAAATGTATGCCTGGGAGAAACCGTTTAGTAGTTTAATTGAAAGGGCAAGAAG GAGAGAAATTAGTGTTATACGAGGCATGTCTTTAGTtagaggtattactatgtcttTCATTATGTTTACGACAAGGATGTCACTTTTCATTACAATAGTAACTTATATATTGTACGGTCATAAAATAACTGCCGACAAAGTGTTCATGTTACAAgcgtattataatattctgcGGATAAATATGACTGTCTACTTTCCACAAG GAATAACGCAAATAGCTGAATTGTTGGTTTCTGTAAGACGTTTACAAAAGTTTATGTTGTACGAAGAAATTGACGAAAATAGCGATAAAATGGAATGCAAGCAGAAGGAATCAAAAAATGACAAGGGTAAAAATGATGCAAATATCATAGAAGAAGGTGTAAGTGATGGAAAACATAAGACAACAAATTATCGAGGAGAATATATTATGTCGCTAAAGAATGCTAATGTCAAATGGTTTTCACACGATCACGAAGATACgctaaagaatataaatatcaacgTGAAATCAGGCGAACTAATTGCCGTTGTTGGCCAAGTTGGGTCTGGTAAAAGTAGTTTACTTAATGTAATGTTAAAAGAATTACCATTAAAATCGGGTACTATAGAG GTAAATGGGAAAATCGCGTACGCTAGTCAAGAACCGTGGCTGTTTGCTGGTTCTGTtagacaaaatattttgttcggTCAAAAAATGGATCAGTTTCGGTACGAACGTGTGGTTAAGGTTTGTCAATTAAAAAGAGACTTCACTTTGTTGCCGTACGGCGACAGAACGATCGTGGGTGAAAGAGGAATTAGTTTGTCGGGTGGGCAACGTGCTAG GATCAATTTAGCCAGAGCGGTTTATGCAGAAAACGAGATCTACTTATTAGACGATCCGCTAAGCGCCGTAGATGCGCATGTAGGCAAACATATGTTTGAAGAATgtatcgtgaaatatttaaagggAAAGACTAGAATTCTCGCTACGCATCAGTTACAGTTCTTACGAAATGTCGATAGAATAATCGTTTTGAAAGACGGAGAAATCGAGGCTGACGG TTCATACGATGAGCTTATTGCGATGGGAATGGACTTTGGAAGATTGTTAGAAAATCCTACTGAAGAAGAACGACCAGGTTCTGTACCTGCTAGCAGGTCTAATTCTCGGAACGCTAGTAGTACATCTTTGAGTTCGTTAAAGAGTAGCACTACCGAGAAAGAGGATCCGATCGAG GTAGCTGAAGCGCGTACAAAGGGCAAAGTTTCCGGTAAAGTGTATGCATCGTATTTTAAAGCTGGTGGAAATTGGTGCATCGTAGCTACGATTGCTATGCTCTGCGTGCTCGCACAGATATTAGCCAGTGCCAGCGATTTCTTTATCTCTCAGTGGGTCaatatggaagaaaaatat gtgaACGAGACAAATGGTAAGATTGAAATCAATTGGAGAGGACCGATAAGCCGCGATGTCTGCATGTACGTGTACACTGCCTTAATCGTTTCCACTGTCGTAATTACTCTACTACGTTCGATTACATTCTTTACGACGTGTATGAGAGCCTCGACTAAATTACACGATCGTATGTTCCGATGCATAAGTCGAGCAACaatgaaattctttaataCAAATCCATCGGGTCGAGTTCTTAATAGATTCTCGAAAGATATGGGAGCCATCGACGAGGTGTTACCAATAGCTCTAATCGATTCCTTACAAATTGGCCTGTCCCTTCTTGGTATTATAGTCGTCGTTGCGATAGCCAACTACTGGCTGTTAATACCCACCGTGATCATCGGAATCATCTTCTACTATATTCGTGTCTTTTATTTGGCAACTAGTCGCAGCGTGAAACGGCTCGAAGGAGTTA CTCGGTCACCGGTGTTTGGACATCTCAGTGCAACTCTGCAAGGGCTGTCAACTGTTCGAGCCTTTGGAGCGGAAGAGATTCTTACGAAGGAATTCGATCAACACCAAGACTTACACTCGTCAGCATGGTACATATTCATCTCTTCTTCGAGAGCATTTGGATTCTGGTTGGATTTCTTCTGCGTTATCTACATCATGCTGGTCACCTTGAGCTTTTTGGTGCAAGATGATGGAACGGAGGGTGGTAACATTGGTTTGGCCATAACGCAAAGTATTGGATTAACCGGAATGTTCCAATGGGGTATGCGGCAAAGTACCGAACTGGAAAATCAAATGACTTCGGTGGAACGTGTGGTGGAATACAG CAACGTGGAAAGCGAACCACCGCTCGAAAGCACGCCGGATAAAAAACCTAAGGAAAGTTGGCCCGAAGAGGGTAAAATTGTGTTTAAGAATGTATATATGAGATACGATGCGGCCGAGCCTCCGGTGCTGAAAAATCTCAACTTTGTGATTTATCCGCAAGAAAAGATAGGGATTGTCGGACGTACAGGAGCGGGCAAGTCATCCTTAATATCGACGTTGTTTCGTCTTGCGCAGCTCGATGGTGTCATCGAGATCGATGGCGTGAAGATCAACGAGATCGGACTTCACGATTTGCGTTCGAAGATCAGTATAATTCCTCAAGAACCTTTCCTGTATTCGGGTTCAATGAGAAGCAATCTAGATCCTTTCGACAACTACAGCGACGATTTGCTGTGGCAAGCGTTAGAGGAAGTCGAATTAAAGGAAATGGGACTGGATTCTCATATTAACGAGGGTGGTTCCAATCTGAGCGTAGGTCAGCGTCAATTGGTTTGTCTCGCCCGCGCGATCGTCAAAAATAATCCGATCCTGGTTCTCGATGAAGCTACCGCGAACGTTGATCTACGAACCGACGAACTCATTCAAAAAACCATTCGTTCCAAATTCTCCACTTGTACGGTGCTGACCATCGCGCATCGTCTTAATACCGTGATGGACAGTGATCGAATTTTAGTGATGGATGCTGGTAGAGCCGTG GAGTTTGATGCTCCGCACGTGTTGATCGAAAGGAAAGGATATCTAAACAGCATGATAAACGAAACCGGGCCTGCAATGGCAGAAGTTTTAAAGGAAGTCGCTCGCCAAACCTACGAGAATCGTACGTCGACCACACTCTGA